Part of the Nitrospirota bacterium genome is shown below.
AGAGATGCGGTTCTATGTCCCTCGTGGCACTGAAGGCACAGGAATGGCTGGCTTGCTGTAAGGAGATGCCGATGTTGACTGCCATGAGGTCTGTGGCAGGAAGAGCAGTCATCTGTGTTGTCAGCATGCTCAAATACGAAAGGTCCTTCTTTGTCAGCGTGGCACTGTGTGCAGGTTGCCTTTACAGTTTCTTTTCTCAGGTTCTTTTCCCCAAGCGTTCCATGCGGCTCATGACAATCTGTGCACAGAACCTTTTTTTCAAGCACAGGGTGATGGCTCGGAAGGGAAAACTCTAACTTTATAGCCTCGTGACATTTTGTACACATCTGAAATGTCTCCCTCGGCTTTACTATGAGGTCAGGACCTTCATGAATCTTGTGGCAGTCAGAGCATGAGACATCATTTATTGCATGTAAGCTCGTATTCCAGTTATGTAGATTGAATGTAGCATTTGCAGTATGGCATTTAAGGCATATGAGGCTCATTGCAGGTGCAGGAATTGGCTCCTGCTTAATAAGAGTCTTTTCAAGTCCTGTAAGTGGTATAAATGTCTCATACTTACACGCTGTCTCTATGCCTTTTTCTTTATCCGCCGTAACTGTTTCTTCTGTGATACCTTCTACTGCGAGTGAGCCTGGGCCATGGCAGGACTCACAGTCAACGAGGGGAAGCCCTGATTTTGCTGAAAGCTGTGCACCCATTGTGCCTGCCTCAAAATCCCTTTTTATCTTGTCATGTGTGTGGCATGCCTTAAGACAGTTGTTTGTGCCTATGTAGTTGGCGTCGAATCTTCCAACTATCATTTTTTCGTATTCTTTTATGGGCATTATGGGCTTAGATATTCTGAGGCTCTCGCACCCCGAAATAGCAATAAACAGAACGAAAGAGGCAAAGGAAGCAATAACGAAAAACTTTTTAAAAGAAACCATCTTACCTCCTAAAAAAAAGCAAGTATGTGATAAAATATCAAATTAAAATGGGGAATGTCAAGGGTAATTATTTTCCATGTCAAACTCATGAATAAGTTCAGATACATATGAGACTGAAATGTTGTATATAAATTATTTTTATTTCCCACCCACTCGCCCCCTGTCTTAAGGTATGGGGGCAAAGCCCCCATACCCCCTATTATTGTCATTCCGACTTGTTCGGAATCCATCTTTCTTTTAAGAAGGATTCCCGACGCGCTTCGCTTGCGGGGAAACCCTTCCCCAGAAGTCTCTATCAGATATGCTCTTTGAGCTTGGAGCAGTTAAAAAGGATATTATAGAAAGGGTATCTAAAAAGAGAATAGAGAGGCTCATATACCAGATTTTGCTCTGGCAGGACGGAGAGTTTCAGTTCGAGCTGGACGACCTCGATATAGACGGAAAGGTCGATGTTACCGACCATGGATGGGAGATGTCAAAGGGACTCTCGCCTGAATATCTTCTGATGGAGGGAGCAAGGGTTTATGACGAGACCACACACGGAGTTTTTATCCCTGAGGAAGAGTTCTCTGCCGAAACATCCGATGACGAATGGGACAGGGAATGGGCAGGCAGAGAGGAGGACAGGAGAAAGGACATATCCTCTTTGAAGGCACTCACACAGGAACTGAGATTTCCAAATTCAACCTCTGAGATAACCCTCCTCATACTCAGGTTTGCAAGCGATATATTTCAGAGGGGAGTGCTTTTTACGGTTGGAGAGCGGGATATACGGGGGCTTGGGCAATTCGGTCTCGATATGGAGGAGGCAGACAAAAAGATAAGACATATAATCTTTCCTTATAACAAAAGTCCCTTCCTTTCGGGCATTATAAGGGAAGGCCGTTCGTATAAAGGGGCTATAGAAAAAGACCTTGTTGTGGAATTAATATTTACTGAGCTGGGAGAGGAATGGCCTCAAAAAGCTGCATTCTTTCCGATTATTGCGAATGAAAAGGTGGTGGCACTGCTTTATTGCGATAACCAGTCTTCGGGTGAAGAGTTAGCAGAGGCAGAAGGGCTTGAGATATTCGTAAGCCAGGCAGGTCTTGCGCTGGAAAAGGCAATTCTTCATCGCAGGCTCAAAGAGCTTGAGAAACAGGAGCAAAAATGAAAAACATCCTCATCGTTGAAGATTCCACAACAACCAGAGCGATGATAAGGAGCCTTCTCGAGGATACAGGAGATTTCGACATGGTAGAGGCCGCAACAGGCTTCGATGCCCTTAAAAAACTTCCGACGAAAAACTTCGACCTCATTATAACCGATATAAATATGCCTGACATAAATGGCCTCGAGTTTATAAGCTTCGTAAAGAGCGACCCGAGATATGCCAACATTCCACTACTGATAGTCAGCACAGAGAAAAGCGAGGAGGATAAAAAACGCGGCATGGCATTGGGTGCAAATGCATATATCACAAAGCCATTTAAGGCAAAGGAGCTTCAGGATATGGTAAAGGACCTTCTAAAGTCATGAAAGGCTCGGAAAAAGAATTTATAGTGGAGTCCGAGGAAATCCTCGAAGATGCAGGCAGACTTCTTCTTGAGATTCAGGACACACATAAAACAGGCATTGACCCCGATACTGTAAATGCCCTGTTCAGAAGCCTGCACACCCTGAAGGGGCTGTCAGGCCTGTTCGGATACAGTAGTGTCACTGAAATCAGCCACGCACTGGAGTCCATACTCGATGAGATAAGACTCGGAAAATTAGAAATTACCGAAGATTCCATTAGATTCCTTTTCAAATATATCGATACCTTGAAATACATAATCTCCGAGCTAAGACAAGACAGGCAGATAGATGTAGAGGCATACCTAAAAGATATCTCCGACTTTAGAGTATCCATCACATCCGTGTCCTCATCCCAAAGTCTTGAGGGCGTTATCGATAGCTCAATCCTTAAGGTTCTATCAGAGTACGAGGAGCACAGGCTTAAGACAAATGTTAAAGAGGGCAAGGGGATTTATCTTGTGAGAGCTGTTTTCAGCCTCGATGATTTCGATAAATCACTGGAGAACTTAACAAAGGTCATAAAGTCCATAGGAGAGCTTATCTCTACCCTTCCAACATCCCAGAATCTGCCTCCAAATTCCATAGGGTTTAATCTCTTATTGGGAACCCTCCTGCCTGCCGAGGAAGTTAAAAAGACAGTAAAGTTCGATATGACCGAGCTTTTAGCTCAGAAGATTTCTCAACCTCAGGCTCCGCTCATAAAAGAGACATCCGTTAAAACAGTATCCTCGACAGTAAGGGTGGATATAGAGAAGCTCGATAGAATCTTAAACACAATCGGAGAGCTCACCCTCGCAAAGGGCGCAGTGGCAAGAATCAGCAATGAGATGGCTGAAAATTACGGCTATACCCCTGTTGTCATAGACATCCACAAGGTGTCTCAAACCCTCGAAAGAAGGCTCGTTGAACTTCAGGACCAGGTGCTCGAGATAAGGATGGTGCCTATAGGACAGATATTTGGTAGGCTTTCGCAGGTCATAAGGAGATACTCAAAGGATGTGGGAAAGCAGATAGAGCTTCTCATGTATGGCGAGGATACGGAATTGGATAAATCCCTTGCCGAAGAGATAATAGACCCGCTTGTGCATATTGTGCGAAACGCAATAGACCATGGCATAGAGCCTCCTTCGGAAAGGCTAAGTAAGGGCAAAAAGGAAATAGCAACTGTCTCCTTAAAGGCATTTCAGAGGGGAAACCATGTCGTTATCGAGGTAAAAGACGATGGTGCAGGAATAGATGCCGAAAAGGTCAGAAAAAAGGCTTTAGAGAAAGGATTGATAGAGGAGGGCATGAAGCTTCAAAAAAAGGAATTGATAGAGCTCATATTCATGCCGGGCTTTAGCACAAAAGAAATCGTAAGCGAGGTCTCGGGAAGAGGCATAGGACTCGATATAGTCAGAGATAAACTGTCCAGTTTTGGAGGCTTTGCAGATGTTGACACAGAAAAAGGCATAGGCACGACATTTACGCTTACCATGCCTATAACGCTTGCAATAATCAAATCCCTTATCGTAAGGGTAGGCAGGGAGAGGGTTGCCATACCGCTGACATCGATAACAGAAACATTTATTGTGGAGCATAGTTTAATCCAGAACATCGAGGCAAGGGAGGTCTATAACCTGAGAGGTGCCATGCTTCCCTTGATAAGCCTTAAGAGAATGTTTAGAGTTAATGACATTGCATCCAAGGAAGGAGAAAAAAAGTCCTTTGCAGTCGTTGTTGGTTTTGGCGAAAGAAGGACAGGGCTTTTAGTAGATGAGCTTATGGGACAGCAGGAGATAGTTATAAAAAGCCTTGGAGATTACCTGAAAGGGCTAAAGGGGTTTGCAGGCGCAGCCGAGATAGGTAAGCACGAGGTCATATTAGTTATCGATGTAGAGGGTGTAATAGAGGAATCCTTACTGAAACAAAAAAGTGGTATCCATGTATAAGGAATTCTATAACCTACATTTGAAACCTTTCAGCAAAACACCTGACCCGAATTTCCTTTTCTTAAGCCGGACTCACGAAGAGGCACTGGCAAGACTGCAATATGCAGTGGAGGAAAAAGAACTTATTCTCTTAACAGGAGAGATTGGCTGTGGAAAAACCACCCTTACCAGGGCACTCATAGACTCACTTGGAGAAAAACATAGGATAATACTTATTCTTAATCCGAGATTGACTCCATCTCAGTTTCTTAGGGTTATTGCAAAGAGATTCGAAATCGATGTGCCAACGAATTTCAAAGACAGTCTGCTCGATGCCATATACGAAAAGGTTTATGCGGATTACGAGGCAGGAATCACTCCTGTTATAATCATAGACGAATCACAGCTTGTCCCTGACAAGCAGACCTTCGAGGAGATAAGACTCCTTACGAATTTCCAGCTGGATGATACCAATCTTCTGAGCCTCATCCTCGTAGGACAGCCTGACCTTAGGAGAAAGCTCAATTATAAGACATACCAGCCGCTCAGACAAAGGATAGGGCTTTTCTATCATGTAGGGCCGCTTGCAGAAGACGAGATAAAAGGATACCTGAAGCACAGGGTCTCTGTTGCAGGCAGAGCCGACACCCTGTTTACAGAGGATGCTATTTCTGCCATCTACAGGTATTCAGGCGGCATACCGAGAATGATAAACAGTATAGCAAATGCCGCACTCATCGAGGGCTATGGTATGGGCTGTCATCTGATAGATATTTCACTCATAGAGTCAGCAGGAAGAGAGATGGGATTAGACCAGAGGAATAATTAATTCAGAAAATCCCCCATTTCTTTTTGACCTTTGCCCCTAAGATAGAGGCATGTATCTCTTTAATGGCATTCGATAATTCTGTCTGTTTTGCCTTCAGCTCCTTTATTTCCCTTGACAGCTCTAAGAAGGAGTTTTCTACTAAGGAGGAAAGTCTCGAAAAGCTCTTCAGGCTTAGCTCGGCTCTTGAGTCCTGAGCATCTTTCGATAACCTTTCGATTGCATCCTTTATGGAGCTAACAGTGGTTTGCAGGTCAAAAAAACCTTCTTTCAGTCCCTCTAATTCGGGGTAACCACTTACCACTGCCTCCTCTGGAATACTTGCCCTTAATATTTCTTGCTCTATCTCGGGAATTTCTTCCTTCAATCGAGGAGCTATCTCCTCTTTTATTTCAGGAGCCATCACCTCTGTTGTCTCGGAGATGAGCAGTTCCCTGATGTCGGAAATTACCTTCTCGTTTATTTGAGGAGTAGGCTCTTTTATCTCGAGAGCCTGCTCCCGAAGTTCGATTATCTGCTCTTCTTCTAAGGTTTCCACTTCCTCGGGGAGTTCTTCTGTAATGGGGACCTCTACAGGTGCTTGGAGAACTGCCTCTGAAGGTGCAGTCTCCTCTTCCATTGGAGCTATCGATATTCTGTGCTTTTTCGAGATATCTTTCATCAGCTCCTTAGTTATCAATTGAAATGTCTCCTCGACCCCAGTGCCATCTATAGCAGATGCAGACACATATGAATAGTCCTTTGTGTTGAGGTCCCTATTGAGCTCTTCTATGGAGAAGATATTATTCAGGTCTCTTTTGTTGTATTGGAGGACAACCGGTATATCGTCGGGGTCTATGTTGTTTGAGGTGAGGTTTTCCCTCATATCGAGAAGGCTTTCTATATTTTGTTCCCGCATGTCTTTTTGAGAGTCAGCGACGAACACAACTGCATCGGCACCCTTAAGCACGAGTTTTCTCGTTGCATTATATCTTACCTGTCCTGGCACTGTATAGAGCTGAAACCTTATGCAGAAATCCTTTATCTTTCCAAGTGTAATAGGCATGAAGTCAAAAAACAGTGTTCTGTCCGATTCTGTTGCTAAGGATATGAGCTTGCTTTTTCCTTCCTTATCTAAGATTGGATGAAGATACTGGAGGTTAGTGGTCTTTCCACTGAGGCCCGGGCCATAATAGACCACCTTTAGAGTTATCTCTTTTGAGGCGTAATTAAAAAGAGCCATTTCAGACTATAGCAAACACACCGTTTCTCGTAGTGTGTTTGACTCTGTACATTGCCTCGTCAGCTACCCTCAGAAGGTCCTCTTTTGTCTTTGCAGATTCAGGGTATGCGGCTACCCCAAAGCTCGAGGTTACCTTGAGGCTATAGCCTTCTCTCCTTAAGAATGTATTTTGCTCTATTGCCTTTCTGATTCTCTCTGCAATTATAACCGCATCCGCGGCATTGGTCTGTGGTAGGACAATGACGAACTCATCGCCGCCATATCTTGCAACTATGTCTATGGTACGAAGCTGGTTTATGAGTATCTGACCCATCTCCACTAAGACCTTGCTTCCAACGAGATGGCCGTAGTTGTCATTGATGAGCTTAAAGTAATCTATATCCATGAATATCAGAGACAGGGGCGAATGGTATCTATTGCTCCTTATGACCTCTGTCTCTATGGTTCTGTTCAGGTATCTCGTATTAAAGAGCTTTGTAAGGTCATCCGTTACCACAAGCTCTTCCATCTTCTGGTAAAGGGATGTCCTTTCGAGAGCAAGTGCGGTCTGACTCGTAAGCCTCAAAAGGAGATTAAGGTCATCGTCGTTAAACGGCTCGCCGGTCTTTTTATTTATGACCTCAAGCACAGCAATGGTCTTTCCCTTGCTTTTGATTGGCACACACATGAGGGATTTAGTATTGAAATGTGTTTCCCTGTCTATCTTCGAGCAGAACCTTTTGTCCGTTGAGACATCAGGCACAACCACAGGAATGCCTTCTTTTGCGACCCACCCTGCAATGCCCTCTCCGGGCTTTAACCTGAACTTCTTTATTGTCTTTTTTGCCCTGCCCTCTGTCTTTTCAAATACGAGGTCCCCTGTCTCCTCATCCACCATAAGGATTGACCATGCCTCTGCCTTTGTCAGGTCTTTTAGCTTTTTCATTATCAAGACTAATATCTTATTCGTCTCGATGGATGATGTAAGGACTTTATTTATTTCCTCAAAAAACGAAAGCTCCTTTGTAACGATATTGAGCTTGGATTTAAGGTCAAGGTTTTTTTTATATAGCTCTTTTTCTCTTAGTATGCGGTTTACATGGTATATGAGTTCCTCCGCAGAAGGTTTATGCACCGCAAAAGAAAAGGGCTTTTTAAGCCAAGGAAGTAGGCTCTTTTTTGAATTCTCAAATGATACGACCAGTTTCGGGATGTCTGCGGATGACCTGATGATGTCGCTAACACCTTTAGAGGCATTATCGATTACTAAGATGTCTGCTTTATCGAGCCCAGCTATGACCTTCTTCTGACCTAATGTAAAACTTCGTACCTCATAGCCTCTCGATAAAAAAAGCTCTTTATGGCTATCGAGGTTTTTACCTATTAAAAAAATCTTAGGCATTTACACACCACAGCATTTCTTGTATTTTTTCCCGCTTCCGCATGGACACGGCTCGTTTCTGCCTGTTTTTTTACCTCTTACTACTGGCTCTACACTACCCATATCTTCGCCCTTATTATAGCTTAATCTATGTTTATTTGCAGTCTTTTTTAAATCTGCCTGTACGCTGACCTGAATCTTAAACAGCCTACTTAGGGCTTCCACAGAGAGTCTCTCTGTCATGTCGGCAAACATGGAGAATGCCTCTTTTTTGTACTCTGTAAGCGGGTCCCTCTGTCCATATCCCCTCAGTCCAATGCCCTCTTTTAGATGGTCCATTGCAAGAAGGTGGTCTTTCCACTGAGAGTCAACTATCTGAAGCAGGAGCACCTTTTCGAGGTGCCGCATCATCTCAGAGCCTACCTCTTTTTCCTTGTTCTCGTAGGCAGTCTTTACTTCATTAATAAGGAACTCCCTTAAAGGCTCGGTTTCTTTAGTCAGGCTCTCAAAAGGCACTGATATGGAGAATATGCCGTATAAGGCATCCTTGAGTCCGTTAATGTTCCATTGCTCTATGTGTTTTCCTTCGGGGCAGTAAATAAATAGGAGTTCATCTATAGCATCCTCTGCCATCTCGAAAAGCCTTTCCCTAAGGTTTTCTCCTCCCTGAAGGATTTCACGCCTGAATGCATATATCTCTGTTCTTTGTTTGTTCATCACATCGTCGTATTCAATGAGATGCTTTCTTATATCAAAGTTATGTGCCTCGACCTTTTTCTGAGCATTCTCCACTGCCTTAGAAACCATCCTGTTTTCAATGGGTATGTCTTCTTCCATACCGAGCCTGTCCATCAGTCCCTTAATCCTGTCAGAGCCGAATATTCTCATGAGGTCATCTTCGAGGGATAGGTAAAACCTCGATGAGCCCGGATCCCCTTGTCTTCCTGAGCGCCCACGAAGCTGATTATCTATTCTTCTTGCCTCATGTCTTTCTGTGCCCAATATATGAAGTCCGCCTGCACTTATGACCCTTTCCCTGTCTTTTAAGCATATCTCTTTTGCACGCTCGGATGCCTGTTTTTGCTCCTCTAAAGGCTCTTTTTCGTCTGCAAGGAGTTCCTTTGTCAATCCTGCTGGATTGCCTCCGAGGATTATATCCGTGCCTCTGCCTGCCATGTTTGTGGCTATCGTAACTGCTTCACTTTTTCCTGCCTGTGCAATAATCTCTGCCTCTTTTTCATGGTATTTTGCATTGAGCACAGAGTGGGGGATGCCGATTTTTTTAAGCATCCTGCTTAGAACCTCTGATTTCTCGATAGATATAGTGCCAACCAAGACAGGCTGTCCTTTCTTATGCCTGCCTTGTATTTCATTTACGATGGCAGAGAACTTATTTTTTTCGGTTTTATAAATAAAATCCGATGCATCCGTTCTTATCATAGGCATATGGGTCGGAACGACTATGACATCGAGGTTATATATCTTGGCAAACTCCTCTGCCTCTGTGTCAGCAGTGCCTGTCATGCCTGAAAGCTTTCTATACATCCTGAAGTAATTCTGAAATGTTATTGTAGCGAGTGTCTGGTTTTCGGACTCTATCTTTACAGCCTCTTTTGCCTCTATTGCCTGATGAAGGCCATCCGACCATCTTCTGCCAGGCATAAGCCTTCCTGTGAATTCGTCCACTATTAGGACCTCTCCGTCTTTCAGGACATAGTCCACATCCCTCTTGAAAAGGTTATGAGCCTTTAGTGCCTGAAGCACATGATGAACAAGCTCTATATTCGATGGGTCATAGAGGTTTCCTGCACCAAGCAGTTGTTCAGTCTTTATATTGCCTTCCTCTGTGAGTATTGCTGTTTTTGCCTTTTCATCTATTGTGTAATCCGTGCCTTTTATGAGTTTAGGCACAATCTGATTTATCCTATAGTACTTACCAGTGGATTCCTCGGAAGGCCCTGATATGATAAGTGGGGTTCTTGCCTCATCGATGAGTATGCTGTCAACCTCATCCACGATTGCATAGTTAAGCTCTCTTTGGACATAGTGGGAGATATCGTACTTCATGTTGTCCCTGAGGTAGTCAAAGCCAAACTCGTTGTTTGTGCCGTATGTTATATCCGAGTTATAAGACATCTGTCTTTGCTCATCGGTCATGCCATGGACAATAACGCCTACACTCATACCGAGGAAGTTATAGATTGGTCCCATCCAATGTGCATCCCTTCTTGCAAGGTAATCGTTCACTGTGACTACATGGACACCCTTGCCTTCAAGGGCATTGAGGTAAACAGGCAGGGTGGCAACGAGGGTTTTTCCTTCGCCTGTTTTCATCTCTGAGATCTTACCTTCGTGAAGCACGATTCCACCTAAGAGCTGGGCATCAAAATGCCTCATCTCAAGTGTTCTCTTTGAGACCTCCCTTACAACGGCAAATGCCTCTGGCAAGATGTCATCGAGGCTTTCTCCTCCTCCTTCATCGAGCCTTTTTCTAAACTCATCTGTCTTAGCCCTAAGCTCTGCATCGGAAAGAGAGGCTATCTTTGGCTCAAGAGAGGTTATCTCTTCTACAAGAGGCCAGAGCCTCTTAATCTCCCTTTCGTTTTTTGTGCCAAAGATCTTTCTTAAAAGTATTTGAACCATATATCTTATAATAAATTACCTATGAGATTATTGCAATGGAGCGAATTGCCTCATCAAAAATCTTGACGAAAAGGGATACTCAGGTATTGGGGCTTTGCCCTAAACCCTACTTCTTTTCTTAAATGCATAAGAAAAGAAGCAACTGAGATTTAACAAAAGGGCTTCCTTAAGCAGTTACTGGCTTTTCTACCATTACTTTTTCAAATGCCTGAATAATAAGCTGTTTGGTGTCTGCTTTTTCTGAAGCTGAAAGAACTTCAATTCCAACAACATTGCCGTCTTTATCATAGTCCATGATTATATCTTCGGTTATCTCATCAGTATTAGCGATATCGGTTTCTTTTAGCCTGATATAAATCGCATCTGCTTCATGGGAATAATGTATTCTCATTAGTCTCCTCCTATATATTTCTTAACCTTGTCGGTTAAGTATACCGTGATAAGGCTTTCACCCTCTGTTACTACTCTAATAAGCTTATCACCCATTATCTTTTGATATATTTTACGGTTTTTCTTTCCAGTTACCACCTTATCAGGATTGTTAATAGCTTTTTCAACTAACTCTTTTGAAATTTTTCTCTCAATCAGTTGTATTTCTATATGGTCTGTCCACCTCCATTCCATAATAAATTATAGCATATTGATGTGTATAGATTTTCTTTTCATGTCAGGAAAGATGTGGGAAGGTTTTCTATGTTCTTTTTAGGGGTAATGCCATTATCTTTAAGGAATTGCAATGGTTTGCATGGTCTTATATATCACCAGTCAATTCCCTGTGACCTTAAAAACTCCTGAGCAGGCTCATAACCTAATCTTGCGGCTATTTTATAGTCATTAATAGCTCTCTGATAATCGCCTAAAAGACTATAAGCAAGCCCCCGATTGTAATAAGCCTTGGCATATTCAGGGTTTAACTCAATTGCCTTGTTAAAGTCCTTTATTGCCTCTTGATAATTGCCTACAAGACTATACGCAGAGCCCCGCATGGTATAAGCTACCGCATCTTCAGGGTTTAGCTCAATTGCCTTGGTATAGTCATTAATTGCCTTGTTATAGTCATTGATAGCCCTCTGAGAATCGCCTAATTTAGCATAAACAAGCCCCCGACTGTAATAAGCTACCGCATCTTCAGGGTTTAGCTCAATTACCTTGTTATAGTCTTTTATTGCCTCTTGATAATTGCCTAATTTTCCATAAGCAAGCCCCCGATTGTAATAAGCAGAAGCATAATCGGGCTTTATTTTTATTGCCTGCTTATATGCCTCAATAGCTTCTTTATACATGCCTGATTCGGTATAAACAACACCAAGATTAGTATATGCAACGCCTAGATTAAGACAAGCATATGCATCAGCAGGCTTTAACCGAATTGCTTGTTTGTATGCATTTATTGCATCTTTATTCATACCTAATCCATGCAAGACAACACCAAGATTAAAATGAGCATCAGCAAAATCAGGCTTTATCTGGATAGCCTGCATGAGTGCCTCTGTTTTTTCTTCATCCATACCTAACTGACCATATGCATTACCAAGATTAAAATAAGCTTCTTCATCATCAGGTTTAAACTGAATGGCCTGTTTATATGCTTCTATGGCTTCTTTATATCTTCCTAACTCGGCGTAAGCGAGACCAAGAAAAACATAGCCCACTTCGGAGGTAGGGGCAATTTTTACCATTTGGTTGAATACCTTAACTGCTTCTCTATGCATGCCGTATTTACTGTATGCAACGCCAAGATTAAGATGAGCATCAGCACTATCTGGATTTTTCTCAACCTCAGCCTCAGCCTTCTCAAGCTCATCTATAGGCTCAAGGCTTGAAGTCGTGGGTTCTGGCATTGATATTTCAGGAACAGGTTTTGTTTCATTTAATCCTCTGGCAATTAATCCCTTCTTTTTCTGAGGGTCAAACTTTACAAGGGAATCGGTTTTTTTAATTAATGGGTTTTTATTTTCTTTTTCCATTAAGCCAAATCCTTTGCAAGATTTTTGAATTCCTGTTTTACTTTCCTGAGGTCTTCTTCCTTTTGCTTTATTTCAGCCATTAACTTATCTTCCATTTCTTTTAATAAGTCTCTGTCCTGTGCGGAAGCCTCATCCGCTCTTTGTTTAAACTTATAAGTATCACTTCCCTTTATTGATAAAAGCTCTTCCTCAAGTCTTGAGATAATCTCATCAAGCTTTTCACTTTCATTTTGCAATCTTTGGAATTCTTCTTCTAAGGTCTCTCTGAAAAATGTTCTTTCAGGAGCTTTTAATCTCATGGCTAATTCTTCCATCTTCTCTAAGTCTTTATCATTATAAGCCTGATTTATCTCTGCCATTATTTTATGGAATCTCTCTTTTTCTTCTGGAGTTTGTGCCATGTCAGGATGATATTTTTTAGCAAGCTCTCTGTATAAAGATTTTAGCCTTTTTTCAGACTCTTCATCCAGTTCTGGCTTTTCTTTGACAGCCTCGTATTCTTCTGTATACCGCTCTGCCTCTTCTTTTTCCTCTCTGATTTGCTCATAGTCACTTCTGAAATGCTCTTTTATCGTCTTTTCCAAATCAACAAGATTTTTAACTTTCCCTGTTTTCAGTAGCTCAATCCTTTTAAGATACTCCTTTATTGATAGCTCCAACCCATCAAGGTTTACATACAGAATACCAATTTGACTATGGTATTTTGCCTCAAAGAATGCAAGCTCTCTTTTCAAACTGACAACCTCTTCTGATA
Proteins encoded:
- a CDS encoding DmsE family decaheme c-type cytochrome, which gives rise to MVSFKKFFVIASFASFVLFIAISGCESLRISKPIMPIKEYEKMIVGRFDANYIGTNNCLKACHTHDKIKRDFEAGTMGAQLSAKSGLPLVDCESCHGPGSLAVEGITEETVTADKEKGIETACKYETFIPLTGLEKTLIKQEPIPAPAMSLICLKCHTANATFNLHNWNTSLHAINDVSCSDCHKIHEGPDLIVKPRETFQMCTKCHEAIKLEFSLPSHHPVLEKKVLCTDCHEPHGTLGEKNLRKETVKATCTQCHADKEGPFVFEHADNTDDCSSCHRPHGSQHRHLLTASQPFLCLQCHEGHRTASL
- a CDS encoding DUF4388 domain-containing protein, whose product is MLFELGAVKKDIIERVSKKRIERLIYQILLWQDGEFQFELDDLDIDGKVDVTDHGWEMSKGLSPEYLLMEGARVYDETTHGVFIPEEEFSAETSDDEWDREWAGREEDRRKDISSLKALTQELRFPNSTSEITLLILRFASDIFQRGVLFTVGERDIRGLGQFGLDMEEADKKIRHIIFPYNKSPFLSGIIREGRSYKGAIEKDLVVELIFTELGEEWPQKAAFFPIIANEKVVALLYCDNQSSGEELAEAEGLEIFVSQAGLALEKAILHRRLKELEKQEQK
- a CDS encoding response regulator; translation: MKNILIVEDSTTTRAMIRSLLEDTGDFDMVEAATGFDALKKLPTKNFDLIITDINMPDINGLEFISFVKSDPRYANIPLLIVSTEKSEEDKKRGMALGANAYITKPFKAKELQDMVKDLLKS
- a CDS encoding chemotaxis protein CheA, which encodes MKGSEKEFIVESEEILEDAGRLLLEIQDTHKTGIDPDTVNALFRSLHTLKGLSGLFGYSSVTEISHALESILDEIRLGKLEITEDSIRFLFKYIDTLKYIISELRQDRQIDVEAYLKDISDFRVSITSVSSSQSLEGVIDSSILKVLSEYEEHRLKTNVKEGKGIYLVRAVFSLDDFDKSLENLTKVIKSIGELISTLPTSQNLPPNSIGFNLLLGTLLPAEEVKKTVKFDMTELLAQKISQPQAPLIKETSVKTVSSTVRVDIEKLDRILNTIGELTLAKGAVARISNEMAENYGYTPVVIDIHKVSQTLERRLVELQDQVLEIRMVPIGQIFGRLSQVIRRYSKDVGKQIELLMYGEDTELDKSLAEEIIDPLVHIVRNAIDHGIEPPSERLSKGKKEIATVSLKAFQRGNHVVIEVKDDGAGIDAEKVRKKALEKGLIEEGMKLQKKELIELIFMPGFSTKEIVSEVSGRGIGLDIVRDKLSSFGGFADVDTEKGIGTTFTLTMPITLAIIKSLIVRVGRERVAIPLTSITETFIVEHSLIQNIEAREVYNLRGAMLPLISLKRMFRVNDIASKEGEKKSFAVVVGFGERRTGLLVDELMGQQEIVIKSLGDYLKGLKGFAGAAEIGKHEVILVIDVEGVIEESLLKQKSGIHV
- the tadA gene encoding Flp pilus assembly complex ATPase component TadA; amino-acid sequence: MYKEFYNLHLKPFSKTPDPNFLFLSRTHEEALARLQYAVEEKELILLTGEIGCGKTTLTRALIDSLGEKHRIILILNPRLTPSQFLRVIAKRFEIDVPTNFKDSLLDAIYEKVYADYEAGITPVIIIDESQLVPDKQTFEEIRLLTNFQLDDTNLLSLILVGQPDLRRKLNYKTYQPLRQRIGLFYHVGPLAEDEIKGYLKHRVSVAGRADTLFTEDAISAIYRYSGGIPRMINSIANAALIEGYGMGCHLIDISLIESAGREMGLDQRNN
- a CDS encoding GTPase domain-containing protein is translated as MALFNYASKEITLKVVYYGPGLSGKTTNLQYLHPILDKEGKSKLISLATESDRTLFFDFMPITLGKIKDFCIRFQLYTVPGQVRYNATRKLVLKGADAVVFVADSQKDMREQNIESLLDMRENLTSNNIDPDDIPVVLQYNKRDLNNIFSIEELNRDLNTKDYSYVSASAIDGTGVEETFQLITKELMKDISKKHRISIAPMEEETAPSEAVLQAPVEVPITEELPEEVETLEEEQIIELREQALEIKEPTPQINEKVISDIRELLISETTEVMAPEIKEEIAPRLKEEIPEIEQEILRASIPEEAVVSGYPELEGLKEGFFDLQTTVSSIKDAIERLSKDAQDSRAELSLKSFSRLSSLVENSFLELSREIKELKAKQTELSNAIKEIHASILGAKVKKKWGIF
- a CDS encoding sensor domain-containing diguanylate cyclase, with translation MPKIFLIGKNLDSHKELFLSRGYEVRSFTLGQKKVIAGLDKADILVIDNASKGVSDIIRSSADIPKLVVSFENSKKSLLPWLKKPFSFAVHKPSAEELIYHVNRILREKELYKKNLDLKSKLNIVTKELSFFEEINKVLTSSIETNKILVLIMKKLKDLTKAEAWSILMVDEETGDLVFEKTEGRAKKTIKKFRLKPGEGIAGWVAKEGIPVVVPDVSTDKRFCSKIDRETHFNTKSLMCVPIKSKGKTIAVLEVINKKTGEPFNDDDLNLLLRLTSQTALALERTSLYQKMEELVVTDDLTKLFNTRYLNRTIETEVIRSNRYHSPLSLIFMDIDYFKLINDNYGHLVGSKVLVEMGQILINQLRTIDIVARYGGDEFVIVLPQTNAADAVIIAERIRKAIEQNTFLRREGYSLKVTSSFGVAAYPESAKTKEDLLRVADEAMYRVKHTTRNGVFAIV